From Nicotiana tabacum cultivar K326 chromosome 20, ASM71507v2, whole genome shotgun sequence, one genomic window encodes:
- the LOC142174780 gene encoding transcription factor bHLH30-like gives MQPQSFNINPVHFPSNSEMSQILPWTLPPVQPFNPVHHHHHVDPFLLPPTPSPYGGLFNRRVPQFAYEGTTSSDHHLRFISDTLGHVVHHQPAGSAPFGLQAELQKMTAQEIMDAKALAASKSHSEAERRRRERINNHLAKLRSLLPNTTKTDKASLLAEVIQHVKELKRQTSLIAETNPVPTEIDELTVDNASDEFEDGKFVIKASLCCEDRSDLLPDLIKTLKALRLKTLKAEITTLGGRVRNVLFITGDHNYNQEDDLSTSDDLDQQQQPQYSISSIQEALKAVMEKSSGDDSASGSVKRQRTNNINILS, from the exons ATGCAGCCACAAAGTTTCAATATAAATCCGGTTCATTTCCCAAGCAACTCAGAAATGTCTCAAATTCTACCTTGGACTCTCCCACCGGTTCAACCCTTCAACCCGGTTCACCACCACCACCACGTCGACccttttcttctcccaccaacaCCATCACCTTACGGCGGTTTATTCAACAGAAGAGTACCACAATTTGCTTACGAAGGTACAACTTCATCAGACCATCACCTCCGGTTTATTTCGGATACTTTAGGTCATGTGGTTCATCATCAACCGGCCGGTTCAGCTCCTTTTGGTTTACAAGCTGAACTTCAAAAAATGACTGCTCAAGAAATTATGGATGCTAAAGCTCTTGCTGCTTCAAAAAGTCATAGTGAAGCTGAAAGGAGACGTAGAGAAAGAATCAATAATCATCTTGCTAAATTGCGAAGCCTTCTTCCCAATACTACAAAA ACGGACAAAGCTTCATTGCTAGCTGAAGTGATACAACATGTGAAAGAGCTCAAAAGACAAACATCTTTAATAGCAGAAACAAATCCAGTTCCAACAGAGATAGATGAATTAACAGTGGATAATGCATCTGATGAATTCGAAGATGGTAAGTTTGTGATAAAAGCTTCACTTTGTTGTGAAGACAGGTCCGATCTTTTACCTGATTTAATCAAGACATTAAAAGCACTAAGGTTAAAAACATTAAAAGCTGAAATTACAACACTTGGTGGACGTGTGAGAAATGTTTTGTTCATAACTGGAGATCATAATTATAATCAAGAAGATGATTTGAGTACAAGTGATGATCTTGATCAGCAGCAACAACCACAATATTCTATAAGTTCAATACAAGAAGCACTTAAAGCAGTTATGGAGAAATCAAGTGGTGATGATTCTGCTTCTGGAAGTGTTAAGAGACAAAGAACTAATAACATCAATATCCTCAGTTAG